A genomic region of Pseudomonas migulae contains the following coding sequences:
- a CDS encoding class I SAM-dependent methyltransferase, translating into MDPRSEVLLRQAELFQGSVLLAGLPADDLLGRLSDAHGWCWHAGDQAALDARFAERSHFGVTAPEREFETAVVFLPKSKDLTDYILNALASRLAGRELYLVGEKRSGIEGAAKQLNPFGKPRKLDSARHCQLWQVTVADAPAAKSLESLAQTYELPLAEGPLKVISLPGVFSHGRLDRGSALLLEHLDKLPSGHLLDFGCGAGVLGAAVKRRYPHNQVTLLDVDAFAAASSRLTLAANGLEADVITGDGIDAAPMGLSAILSNPPFHVGVHTDYFATENLLRKAAKHLKNGGELRLVANSFLKYQPLIEEHLGVCAIKAEGQGFRIYRAKRG; encoded by the coding sequence ATGGATCCGCGCAGTGAAGTACTGCTTCGTCAGGCCGAGTTATTCCAGGGTTCGGTGTTGCTGGCCGGTTTGCCCGCCGATGATTTGCTGGGGCGCCTGTCCGATGCGCATGGCTGGTGCTGGCACGCCGGCGATCAGGCCGCGCTGGACGCTCGTTTCGCCGAGCGCAGCCATTTCGGTGTGACTGCGCCCGAGCGCGAGTTCGAAACCGCGGTGGTGTTTCTGCCCAAGTCCAAGGATCTTACCGATTACATCCTCAACGCCCTGGCCTCGCGGCTGGCCGGTCGCGAGCTGTATCTGGTGGGTGAAAAACGCAGTGGCATCGAAGGTGCGGCCAAGCAACTGAATCCGTTCGGCAAGCCGCGCAAACTCGACAGCGCGCGTCATTGTCAGCTCTGGCAGGTCACCGTAGCCGATGCGCCAGCGGCCAAATCCCTGGAAAGCCTGGCTCAGACCTATGAGTTGCCGCTGGCCGAAGGTCCGTTGAAAGTCATCAGCCTGCCGGGTGTGTTCAGCCACGGTCGACTGGATCGCGGCAGTGCGTTGTTGCTTGAACATCTGGACAAATTGCCGAGCGGTCATTTGCTGGACTTCGGCTGCGGCGCGGGCGTTTTGGGCGCAGCGGTCAAACGTCGTTATCCGCACAACCAGGTCACGCTGCTCGACGTGGACGCTTTTGCGGCCGCCAGCAGTCGCCTGACCCTGGCTGCCAACGGTCTTGAAGCAGACGTCATTACCGGTGATGGCATCGATGCGGCGCCGATGGGTTTGAGTGCGATCCTGAGCAATCCGCCGTTCCACGTCGGCGTGCACACCGACTACTTCGCTACCGAGAACTTGTTGCGAAAAGCAGCCAAACATCTGAAAAACGGTGGCGAACTGCGCCTGGTTGCGAACAGCTTCCTGAAGTATCAACCGCTGATCGAAGAGCACCTTGGCGTCTGTGCGATCAAGGCTGAGGGACAGGGTTTTCGAATCTACCGGGCCAAACGCGGCTGA
- a CDS encoding TMEM165/GDT1 family protein, with protein MLDSLLVPTAIVALAEIGDKTQLLALILAARFRKPWPIIAGIVAATLANHAAAGAVGAWVGSFFSDSMLHWILAASFTATALWTLVPDKMDDDEASTARKFGPFLTTLIAFFLAEIGDKTQIATVMLAAQYPELWLVIIGTTAGMLIANVPVVLAGNFAADKLPLTLIRRLAASAFFVLAIVAVYKAMQSSGWV; from the coding sequence ATGCTGGATTCACTTCTCGTTCCCACCGCAATCGTTGCCTTGGCCGAAATCGGCGACAAGACGCAACTGCTCGCGCTGATTCTCGCTGCCCGTTTCCGCAAACCGTGGCCGATAATCGCCGGCATCGTTGCTGCCACCCTGGCCAACCACGCGGCAGCCGGTGCGGTAGGCGCCTGGGTCGGGAGCTTCTTCTCGGATTCGATGTTGCACTGGATTCTCGCCGCGAGTTTCACCGCGACGGCGTTGTGGACCCTGGTGCCGGACAAGATGGATGACGACGAAGCCAGCACCGCACGCAAGTTCGGGCCGTTCCTGACGACGCTGATTGCGTTCTTCCTCGCGGAAATCGGCGACAAGACCCAGATCGCAACCGTGATGCTCGCCGCGCAATACCCGGAACTGTGGCTGGTGATTATCGGCACCACCGCGGGTATGTTGATTGCCAACGTGCCAGTGGTGTTGGCGGGTAACTTTGCGGCGGACAAACTGCCCCTGACGTTGATCCGTCGCCTGGCGGCTTCGGCGTTCTTCGTCCTGGCGATTGTCGCGGTGTACAAGGCGATGCAGAGCAGCGGGTGGGTTTGA